DNA from Thermodesulfatator atlanticus DSM 21156:
ATTTGCTCCCCTTGCTGAATGGCAGATGCCACTTTCAGAAATAAGGGCGTTTATCCTTTCCGTGCTCAAAAAATCAGACTTAGGGCTCAGAACCCACTGTGTTCATGCTTGCGGCTACTGGCAGGATGGCTCTTTGCGGCTTTTTTACGAAGATGTCGGCCGTCACAACGCGGTTGACAAAGTGATAGGGGCCATTTTAATGGGCAAGGCCTCGCCAAAAGGCGCGGTTTACACCACCGGACGACTTACCTCAGATATGGTGTTAAAGTGTGCGAGAGTGGGTATTCCCATTGTTATGTCGCGTACAGCAACGTCTTCGCTCGGGCTTGAAATTGCTAAAAAAGCGGGGATAACGCTTATATGTTACGCGCGCCCAGAGCGCGTGAATATCTTCAACGCCCCTGAGCGCATTGTTAACGACTTGACTTAACAGGGTTGAAATGCAACTTTGCTTGATCCACAAACCGGGCAGGTCCAATCTTGTGGGAGCTTCTCAAAAGGAGTCCCAGGCGGAATGTCACGCAAAGGATCGCCTTTTTCAGGATCGTAAAC
Protein-coding regions in this window:
- the fdhD gene encoding formate dehydrogenase accessory sulfurtransferase FdhD; protein product: MIELTFKHRTVLKTKENNEERLEEVILEKPYRIYLNEEPVGSSMVLPTGLEEFGLGYLFAQGYFDDPSVFKEVRLCHEKGSIFVYADVDKIEGKDLIVTSGCGGTGKISRDFLEKEFAPLAEWQMPLSEIRAFILSVLKKSDLGLRTHCVHACGYWQDGSLRLFYEDVGRHNAVDKVIGAILMGKASPKGAVYTTGRLTSDMVLKCARVGIPIVMSRTATSSLGLEIAKKAGITLICYARPERVNIFNAPERIVNDLT
- a CDS encoding rubredoxin: MTKYKCKTCGYVYDPEKGDPLRDIPPGTPFEKLPQDWTCPVCGSSKVAFQPC